One part of the Sorangiineae bacterium MSr11954 genome encodes these proteins:
- a CDS encoding ferritin-like domain-containing protein, with translation MLPHMKEPEAGTIERWAWDYILCDTLDAKLAPKAAPSCLEADAPVRRLVAPGRPPELRVVRKAEKSRGMAAPSGRARALHTFLHHELQAAELMAWAVLAFPETPALFRTGLVRIAHDEIRHMRLYQGELTRLGHTYGDFGVRDWFWARIPESVDPAAFVAVMGLGVESANLEHTARYASLFRAAGDEQGARVQEIIGREEIAHVRFGVRWFEFFRSGLSFESWCQALPPPLTPLLMRGKPLHREARRRAGQPDPFLDELDRWQPESPGS, from the coding sequence ATGTTGCCGCACATGAAGGAGCCGGAGGCAGGGACGATCGAGCGTTGGGCATGGGACTACATCCTCTGCGACACGCTCGACGCGAAGCTCGCGCCAAAGGCCGCGCCGTCATGCTTGGAAGCGGACGCGCCCGTTCGAAGGCTGGTGGCGCCCGGAAGACCCCCGGAGCTTCGTGTCGTACGCAAGGCGGAGAAGTCGCGCGGCATGGCGGCGCCCAGCGGGCGAGCGCGAGCGTTGCACACGTTCTTGCATCATGAGCTGCAGGCCGCCGAGTTGATGGCGTGGGCCGTGCTCGCGTTTCCGGAGACGCCGGCCCTGTTTCGCACGGGCCTCGTGCGCATCGCACACGACGAAATACGACATATGCGTCTTTACCAGGGCGAGCTCACGAGGCTCGGCCATACCTATGGAGACTTCGGCGTGCGCGATTGGTTTTGGGCGCGCATCCCGGAGTCGGTGGATCCCGCGGCGTTCGTCGCGGTGATGGGGCTTGGCGTCGAGAGCGCAAACTTGGAGCACACCGCGCGCTATGCCTCGCTATTTCGTGCGGCGGGGGATGAACAGGGGGCGCGCGTCCAAGAGATCATCGGCCGGGAAGAGATCGCCCACGTTCGATTCGGCGTTCGATGGTTCGAGTTTTTTCGAAGCGGTCTTTCCTTCGAAAGTTGGTGCCAAGCGCTTCCGCCGCCCCTCACACCGCTGCTCATGCGCGGCAAACCTCTGCACCGCGAGGCGCGCCGCCGCGCCGGACAACCGGATCCCTTCCTCGATGAACTGGACCGATGGCAACCGGAATCGCCTGGGTCCTGA
- a CDS encoding alpha/beta hydrolase has protein sequence MLSWKTIVTSWVAAGGIGLAACANPAVPPPAANTAITTYRTARIDGVNVFYREAGPPDAPVLLLLHGFPSSSRTFEPLFHRLSNEYRLIAPDYPGFGHSDAPPPDQFDYTFDHLAEVMDHFAQALSLTRYTLVMHDYGGPVGFRLAIRHPERVQALVIQNANSYEEGLGPLWDTRRAFWADRAKNEAAVRANLLSPEAARKRHLGSTPHPERIDPDTWTDESAFLERPGQATIQLELFYDYRTNVAQYPKWQAYLREARPPTLVLWGKNDPSFMPQGATAYARDLPNAEIHMLEAGHFPLDEAADTIAASMREFLSRKGAPR, from the coding sequence ATGCTTTCCTGGAAAACCATCGTGACCTCGTGGGTCGCGGCGGGCGGCATCGGGCTCGCGGCCTGCGCGAACCCGGCGGTCCCGCCTCCCGCGGCGAACACGGCCATCACCACGTACCGCACGGCGCGAATCGACGGGGTGAACGTCTTTTACCGGGAGGCAGGGCCGCCCGATGCTCCCGTGCTCCTCTTGCTCCACGGATTTCCATCCTCGTCGCGGACGTTCGAGCCGCTCTTCCACCGTCTCTCGAACGAGTACCGGCTGATTGCGCCCGACTACCCCGGCTTCGGTCACTCCGACGCACCGCCGCCCGACCAGTTCGATTACACCTTCGATCATCTGGCCGAGGTGATGGACCATTTTGCGCAGGCTCTCTCCCTTACGCGCTACACGCTGGTCATGCATGACTACGGAGGGCCCGTGGGTTTCCGCCTGGCGATCCGGCACCCCGAGCGGGTGCAGGCGCTCGTGATTCAGAACGCGAACTCCTACGAAGAAGGCCTCGGCCCTCTCTGGGACACGCGCCGGGCCTTCTGGGCCGATCGCGCGAAAAACGAAGCAGCGGTGCGCGCGAACCTCCTATCCCCCGAGGCAGCTCGAAAGCGTCACCTCGGATCGACGCCCCACCCCGAGCGCATCGACCCCGACACCTGGACCGACGAAAGTGCCTTTCTCGAGCGTCCGGGGCAAGCCACCATTCAACTCGAATTGTTCTACGATTATCGCACCAATGTCGCGCAGTATCCAAAATGGCAGGCCTATTTGCGCGAGGCGCGGCCGCCTACCTTGGTTCTCTGGGGAAAGAACGATCCCTCCTTCATGCCCCAAGGCGCCACCGCGTACGCCCGCGATCTCCCGAACGCCGAGATTCACATGCTCGAGGCCGGACACTTTCCGCTCGACGAAGCGGCCGATACCATCGCCGCGTCCATGCGCGAATTCTTGTCGCGCAAAGGAGCGCCGCGTTAG
- a CDS encoding alpha/beta fold hydrolase produces MTTQITRHSIEAFGSKVFVREAGDRTAPAIVLLHGYPSSSHMFRELIPLLAGRFRVIAPDMIGYGGSDAPSVDAFDYTFDNLTAVTRKVLEHLEVASYVLYLHDFGGPVGLRLAAAEPHRVRGLIVQNANAYMEGISEVFANLFQPLWKERNEKTLAAARGFLSAEITKMQYTAGARDTVRLDPAAWMLDQAFLDRPGIAEAQIALFIDYEKNVASYDAWHAYFRAHQPKTLVVWGKNDPFFLQAGAEAFRRDLPDAEIVLLDGGHFALEEHAPAVAAHIGRVFGQRTEAETVRSFYDELGAGRLDEALRLLATDVSWNDPKGFPYGGNLVGAAAVKERVFARIAADWPTFAITIDKLVASNDGADVVAIGAYTGRHGATGRALHAPFAHTWSVSRGVITRFETFTDTAAMRDAMTA; encoded by the coding sequence ATGACCACGCAGATCACGCGCCATAGCATCGAGGCCTTCGGTTCGAAGGTCTTCGTCCGGGAGGCTGGCGATCGGACCGCCCCCGCCATCGTCCTGCTCCACGGCTATCCGTCGTCGTCGCACATGTTCCGCGAGCTCATTCCGCTGCTCGCCGGCCGCTTCCGCGTCATCGCGCCCGACATGATCGGCTACGGAGGTTCCGACGCTCCTTCCGTCGATGCTTTCGACTACACCTTCGACAACCTCACCGCGGTCACGCGCAAGGTGCTCGAGCATCTCGAGGTCGCGAGCTATGTCCTGTACCTCCACGATTTCGGCGGCCCGGTCGGCCTGCGCCTCGCCGCCGCCGAGCCCCACCGCGTGCGCGGGCTCATCGTGCAGAACGCGAACGCGTACATGGAAGGCATCAGCGAGGTGTTCGCCAACCTATTCCAGCCGCTGTGGAAGGAGCGAAACGAGAAGACCCTCGCGGCGGCGCGCGGCTTCCTCTCGGCCGAGATCACGAAGATGCAATACACGGCCGGCGCGCGCGACACAGTGCGCCTCGATCCGGCTGCGTGGATGCTCGACCAAGCGTTCCTCGATCGACCGGGTATCGCCGAGGCGCAGATCGCGCTCTTCATCGACTACGAAAAGAACGTGGCATCCTATGACGCTTGGCACGCGTACTTCCGCGCGCATCAGCCGAAGACGTTGGTCGTTTGGGGAAAGAACGATCCCTTCTTCCTTCAGGCAGGCGCGGAGGCGTTTCGGCGCGACCTTCCGGACGCCGAGATCGTTCTGCTCGACGGCGGACACTTCGCGCTCGAGGAGCATGCGCCCGCGGTTGCCGCTCACATCGGGCGGGTCTTCGGCCAGCGCACGGAGGCGGAGACCGTGCGGTCGTTTTACGACGAGCTTGGCGCGGGCCGCCTCGACGAAGCGCTCCGGCTGCTCGCGACCGACGTGAGTTGGAACGATCCGAAGGGCTTTCCGTATGGTGGCAATCTCGTCGGCGCTGCGGCGGTGAAGGAACGTGTCTTCGCTCGCATCGCCGCCGATTGGCCGACCTTTGCCATCACGATCGACAAACTCGTCGCGTCGAACGACGGGGCCGACGTCGTCGCCATCGGCGCGTACACCGGTCGTCACGGGGCGACCGGACGCGCGCTCCACGCGCCGTTTGCGCACACGTGGTCCGTGTCGCGCGGCGTGATCACCCGCTTCGAAACCTTCACGGACACCGCCGCCATGCGCGATGCGATGACCGCCTGA
- a CDS encoding sigma-70 family RNA polymerase sigma factor: MPRANEEWVRALADDGGAGESAWRELRALLVAGLQRILSPRGIANDLCEDFAQETMLRIRGRLGAFRGESRFTTWALSIATRVAFDELRHKRWKDVSFDAVSADAKTPLVFEPSIEASQDRRLVRERVLTCLREVLENDLSDKQRAVLVAELNGMPQAEIARQLGMNRNALYKLSHDARKRVKEHLARAGISELDVLWVFE; this comes from the coding sequence TTGCCGCGCGCAAACGAGGAGTGGGTGCGGGCTCTCGCCGACGACGGCGGAGCGGGAGAGTCAGCCTGGCGCGAGCTGCGCGCGTTGCTCGTCGCCGGTCTGCAGCGCATCCTGTCACCTCGTGGCATCGCCAATGACCTGTGCGAAGACTTCGCGCAAGAGACGATGCTCCGCATCCGAGGACGGCTGGGCGCATTTCGTGGCGAGTCGCGCTTCACGACCTGGGCACTTTCCATCGCGACCCGCGTTGCCTTCGACGAGCTACGTCACAAGCGATGGAAGGACGTCTCGTTCGACGCCGTGAGTGCGGATGCAAAGACGCCCCTGGTCTTCGAGCCCAGCATCGAGGCATCGCAAGACCGAAGGCTCGTGCGCGAACGCGTCCTGACGTGTCTGCGCGAGGTCCTCGAGAACGACCTGAGCGACAAGCAGCGCGCGGTCCTGGTAGCAGAGCTGAACGGGATGCCGCAGGCCGAGATCGCGCGCCAGCTCGGCATGAACCGAAATGCGCTCTACAAGCTGAGTCACGACGCGCGCAAGCGTGTCAAGGAACATCTGGCACGGGCAGGGATCTCCGAGCTCGACGTTCTCTGGGTATTCGAGTGA
- a CDS encoding retropepsin-like domain-containing protein has translation MRRLSAAMWIMLASSACRPSKVDGRPASVSIMAAESTRSAPFEYWHHLLVVPVRVNDSSDQKFILDTGAGDNVITPALCRRIGCTISGESIGKRMSGQEVRAPTSILGSLFVASRRASSVPASVFDLGLDPSIDGIVSLSFFKDVPFTIDYQARKILVEDERTLKARVARGSVSPIVIEAHELPSVTIKLALTLATGRTIAVEVDTGSDALILNDTFMGELGVAPDAPNVKTVKGRDETGYEYTRYVAVIPGPVRVAAAPEIQQRDLRVQFQRIIYDGLVGHSFLKQFTVTYDLPNRRMIFAKP, from the coding sequence ATGAGACGTCTTTCCGCCGCGATGTGGATCATGCTCGCTTCATCGGCATGTAGGCCTTCAAAGGTCGACGGGCGTCCGGCGTCCGTATCGATCATGGCGGCGGAGAGCACACGCTCGGCGCCTTTCGAATATTGGCACCACTTGCTCGTCGTGCCGGTGCGCGTCAATGATTCGAGCGATCAGAAGTTCATCTTGGACACGGGCGCGGGTGACAATGTGATAACCCCTGCCCTGTGCAGACGAATAGGCTGCACGATCTCGGGCGAGTCCATCGGCAAACGGATGTCCGGCCAGGAAGTCCGCGCCCCAACGTCGATCCTGGGCTCGCTCTTCGTGGCCTCGCGTCGCGCGAGCTCGGTCCCAGCCAGCGTGTTCGATCTCGGGCTCGACCCATCGATCGACGGCATCGTTTCACTTTCGTTCTTCAAGGACGTGCCCTTCACCATCGACTACCAAGCGCGCAAAATCCTCGTCGAGGACGAGCGCACCTTGAAGGCCCGCGTTGCCCGTGGTTCCGTTTCGCCGATCGTCATCGAAGCGCACGAGCTCCCCTCGGTCACGATCAAGCTGGCACTGACATTGGCCACCGGGAGAACGATCGCGGTCGAAGTCGATACGGGCAGCGACGCACTCATATTGAATGACACGTTCATGGGCGAGCTTGGAGTCGCTCCCGATGCGCCCAATGTAAAGACCGTTAAGGGGCGTGATGAAACAGGCTACGAGTACACCCGCTATGTTGCGGTGATTCCGGGCCCCGTGCGGGTGGCTGCGGCGCCGGAGATCCAGCAGCGCGATCTTCGAGTTCAGTTTCAACGCATTATCTATGATGGGCTCGTGGGTCATTCGTTTTTGAAGCAATTCACCGTCACATACGATCTGCCAAACCGACGCATGATCTTCGCGAAACCTTGA
- a CDS encoding acyl carrier protein has product MSLRALVSKVLREAEENVSDDASPKTLKSWNSTKHVELIMAVERNYKVRFSTAEIVTARSLKSIRDLLVKHGVSE; this is encoded by the coding sequence ATGAGCCTGAGAGCATTGGTCTCCAAGGTGCTGCGGGAGGCAGAAGAGAACGTATCGGACGACGCAAGTCCGAAAACATTGAAGTCGTGGAACAGTACGAAGCATGTCGAGCTGATCATGGCCGTCGAGCGGAACTACAAGGTTCGATTCAGCACGGCCGAAATCGTGACCGCGCGATCGTTGAAGAGCATCCGGGACCTCCTGGTAAAACATGGCGTCTCTGAATGA
- a CDS encoding 4'-phosphopantetheinyl transferase superfamily protein, with the protein MTTEALWLISMDGLGAWGREGARGVIGPREKAEVEAFVRPEDRRLAHATRVAARCVASAFVEGRVSPREWVFDRCAEGRPSLRHRRVTGLELSLSHTDTLLAVGVHIDRRRRSRIGVDAECVDQDGPWLATVRRFLPDREREFILAMPKGSALHHFQLLWTAKEALAKASGKAFVEVLGAELFAIGLDGYRSRSMPTSRGFDVQNWTVRWLSHGDHVVAVCGPRGCRPPRVHGWTMGWLVSVISPPA; encoded by the coding sequence ATGACGACGGAGGCTCTGTGGCTCATTTCGATGGACGGGCTGGGCGCATGGGGCAGGGAAGGTGCTCGCGGCGTGATCGGGCCCCGGGAGAAGGCGGAGGTCGAAGCGTTCGTTCGACCCGAGGATCGGCGTTTGGCGCATGCGACGCGGGTGGCTGCGCGATGTGTCGCCAGCGCTTTTGTCGAGGGGCGTGTTTCTCCTCGTGAGTGGGTTTTCGACCGATGCGCCGAAGGCCGGCCGAGTTTGCGTCATCGCCGGGTGACAGGGTTGGAGCTGAGTCTTTCCCACACCGATACCCTGCTGGCGGTGGGGGTGCACATCGATCGGCGTCGGCGTTCGAGGATCGGCGTCGACGCGGAATGCGTGGACCAGGATGGGCCATGGCTTGCGACGGTGCGACGTTTTTTGCCCGACCGGGAGCGCGAATTCATTCTCGCCATGCCCAAGGGGTCCGCCTTGCATCATTTCCAGCTGCTTTGGACGGCCAAAGAGGCCCTGGCCAAAGCAAGCGGGAAGGCTTTCGTCGAGGTGCTCGGCGCCGAGCTGTTCGCGATCGGGCTGGATGGCTATCGGTCGCGATCCATGCCGACCTCCCGCGGGTTCGATGTGCAAAACTGGACCGTCCGCTGGTTGTCGCATGGTGACCACGTCGTCGCCGTCTGCGGTCCGCGCGGGTGCCGGCCGCCCCGTGTTCACGGGTGGACCATGGGCTGGCTCGTTTCGGTCATCTCTCCCCCCGCATGA
- a CDS encoding ABC transporter ATP-binding protein, with amino-acid sequence MSPLLELERVSLSLGGRSVLSEVSLSLQEGEMVALVGPSASGKTSLLRLVLGLVAPSAGSIRIGGELASVPGRILLPPDERDVGAVFQDLALWPHVSVSGNLELGLAAKGVPKAQRTTAIETMLSRVGLSGLGSRRPHELSGGQKQRVAIARALVTQPRWIVLDEPFTNLDVVLEDEILQLLASLLGERGTAAILVAHDPREAARLAQRIAVLEQGKLVQTGTRRELADSPASPFVRAFMRGER; translated from the coding sequence TTGAGCCCCCTCCTCGAGCTCGAGCGGGTGTCCTTGTCGCTTGGCGGGCGCTCGGTGCTGTCCGAGGTCTCCTTGTCGCTTCAGGAGGGTGAGATGGTCGCCCTCGTGGGGCCATCCGCCAGCGGAAAGACGAGCCTTCTGCGACTCGTTCTCGGCCTCGTCGCACCTTCTGCGGGTTCCATTCGCATCGGTGGAGAGCTGGCAAGCGTTCCGGGACGGATCCTGCTGCCGCCCGACGAGCGCGACGTCGGAGCGGTATTTCAAGACCTGGCGCTGTGGCCGCACGTGTCCGTGTCCGGAAATCTGGAGCTCGGGCTCGCGGCGAAGGGTGTTCCAAAGGCGCAGCGGACCACCGCCATCGAAACGATGCTCTCCCGGGTGGGGCTGTCGGGCCTCGGCAGCCGAAGACCCCACGAGCTCTCGGGGGGTCAAAAACAGCGCGTCGCGATCGCGCGCGCCCTGGTCACCCAGCCGAGGTGGATCGTGCTCGACGAGCCGTTCACGAACCTCGACGTCGTGCTCGAGGACGAAATCCTCCAGCTCCTCGCATCGCTGCTCGGCGAACGCGGCACGGCCGCCATCCTCGTCGCGCACGACCCTCGTGAAGCTGCGCGGCTCGCCCAACGGATCGCCGTCCTCGAGCAGGGCAAGCTCGTACAGACAGGCACCCGCCGTGAGCTGGCCGATTCCCCCGCGAGCCCGTTCGTAAGGGCTTTCATGCGGGGGGAGAGATGA
- a CDS encoding chromate resistance protein, whose protein sequence is MHDEPDEPRWLLLIHQIPPKPAYFRAKVGRRLARLGAVAIKNSVYVLPLNEQTHEDLQWVAREIASDGGDATLCKATFVEGLRDDQIEALFHAARDADYMQLAEEARQITSELPTRLGRDDERRPALEADLVRLRKRASEILTIDFFAASGRESAESAIAALEKRLRRGEKPPPEEEPRPRRDAYQGRTWVTRKNVHVDRIASAWLIRRFIDEGARFAFVAGQGYRAKNGEVTFDMYEGEFTHVGDACTFETLLDQFEIREPGLSAIAEIVHDIDVKDGKFARTEAPGVAALIAGIAVSEREDEARIELGGRMFGALLELFRRKRGT, encoded by the coding sequence ATGCACGACGAGCCCGATGAGCCGCGATGGCTGCTTTTGATCCACCAAATCCCGCCCAAGCCCGCCTACTTCCGGGCCAAGGTCGGCAGGCGGTTGGCGCGGCTCGGCGCGGTCGCCATCAAAAACTCCGTCTACGTCCTGCCCCTGAACGAGCAGACACACGAGGATCTGCAATGGGTCGCGCGTGAGATCGCCAGCGACGGCGGCGACGCGACCTTGTGCAAGGCCACGTTCGTGGAGGGGCTCCGCGATGACCAAATCGAAGCGCTCTTCCACGCGGCCCGCGACGCCGATTACATGCAGCTCGCCGAGGAGGCACGGCAAATCACGTCCGAGTTGCCCACGCGCCTCGGGCGTGACGACGAGCGCCGGCCCGCGCTCGAAGCGGATCTCGTGCGCTTGCGCAAGCGCGCCAGCGAAATTCTGACGATCGACTTTTTCGCGGCCTCCGGGCGCGAGTCCGCGGAATCCGCCATCGCCGCGCTCGAGAAGCGCCTTCGGCGAGGCGAAAAGCCGCCGCCCGAGGAGGAGCCCCGCCCGCGTCGCGACGCGTACCAAGGGCGCACCTGGGTCACGCGCAAGAACGTCCACGTCGATCGCATCGCGAGCGCGTGGCTCATTCGGCGCTTCATCGACGAAGGCGCGCGCTTTGCGTTCGTTGCCGGCCAAGGCTACCGCGCCAAAAACGGCGAGGTCACCTTCGACATGTACGAAGGCGAATTCACCCACGTGGGTGACGCGTGCACCTTCGAAACCTTGCTCGACCAGTTCGAGATCCGGGAGCCGGGTCTTTCGGCCATCGCGGAGATCGTTCACGACATCGACGTGAAAGACGGCAAATTCGCTCGCACCGAAGCGCCCGGCGTGGCCGCGCTCATCGCGGGCATCGCCGTCTCCGAGCGGGAGGACGAAGCACGCATCGAGCTCGGTGGGCGCATGTTCGGCGCTCTGCTCGAGCTCTTCCGCCGCAAGCGCGGCACGTAA
- a CDS encoding MFS transporter: MVDRSILYATAFLRALATGMVAVVLAAHLASLGFRVENVGYVVAAGLAGNAAALLGVTILAGRVDRKVALIVLGVSWTAGALVTAVASSAVIITAAAFLGMLNGAGRDRGGALALEQAALPATTTDSQRTRTFAWYNVLQDVGHALGALLGGLPALLERASALSPMDAYRVTLGVYVACAVLSLALYTRLSSLRAGGTEKAAALSPQTRRVLVRISALFALDSLGGGFLTTALLSYFFFERFGASQAIVAVLFFAARVANALSHVGAAMLARRIGLVNTMVLTHLPSSFLLLTVAIAPSFPVAAALFLVREGLVEMDVPTRQSYVMALVRPEERAVASGMTNLVRMAGWAVAPLVAGVLMQRSSLTAPLVAGALMKIGYDVLLYRGFRSVRPPEEASTSA; encoded by the coding sequence ATGGTCGATCGTTCGATTCTCTATGCGACCGCGTTCCTTCGTGCCCTTGCGACGGGCATGGTGGCCGTCGTGCTTGCGGCGCATCTGGCCAGCCTTGGCTTCCGCGTCGAGAACGTGGGTTATGTCGTGGCGGCGGGACTTGCGGGAAATGCCGCGGCGCTGCTCGGGGTAACGATCCTCGCGGGCCGTGTCGATCGTAAGGTCGCGTTGATCGTCCTCGGGGTCTCGTGGACCGCTGGCGCGCTCGTTACCGCCGTGGCATCGTCGGCCGTCATCATCACGGCGGCTGCATTTCTGGGGATGCTCAATGGCGCCGGTCGGGATCGCGGTGGCGCCCTCGCGCTCGAACAGGCCGCCTTGCCGGCGACGACCACAGACTCGCAGCGCACCCGGACCTTCGCCTGGTACAACGTGCTGCAGGACGTGGGGCACGCCCTTGGTGCCTTGCTTGGCGGCCTCCCGGCGCTCCTCGAGCGCGCGAGCGCGCTGTCACCGATGGACGCGTATCGGGTGACTCTCGGGGTCTACGTCGCATGTGCGGTGCTGAGCCTCGCTCTTTACACGCGGCTCTCGTCGCTCCGCGCGGGGGGCACCGAGAAGGCGGCGGCGCTCTCGCCCCAGACGCGCCGTGTCCTGGTGCGCATCTCGGCGCTGTTCGCGCTCGACAGCTTGGGTGGCGGCTTCTTGACCACGGCGTTGCTTTCGTATTTCTTCTTCGAACGCTTCGGGGCGAGCCAAGCCATCGTCGCCGTATTGTTCTTTGCGGCGCGGGTGGCGAATGCACTGTCGCACGTCGGAGCCGCCATGCTCGCGCGGCGCATCGGCTTGGTGAACACCATGGTGCTCACGCACCTGCCGTCGAGCTTTCTCCTTCTCACCGTCGCCATCGCACCTTCCTTTCCCGTCGCGGCGGCGCTCTTTCTCGTGCGCGAAGGGCTCGTCGAAATGGACGTGCCCACGCGTCAGTCGTACGTGATGGCGCTCGTCCGGCCCGAGGAGCGTGCGGTGGCCTCGGGGATGACGAACCTCGTGCGCATGGCAGGATGGGCCGTCGCGCCGCTCGTTGCCGGCGTGTTGATGCAGCGATCCTCGCTGACCGCGCCGCTCGTGGCCGGCGCGCTGATGAAAATCGGCTACGACGTTCTCCTCTACCGCGGTTTTCGATCGGTCCGGCCCCCCGAGGAGGCCTCGACCTCCGCGTGA